In the Desulfatirhabdium butyrativorans DSM 18734 genome, one interval contains:
- the trpS gene encoding tryptophan--tRNA ligase, whose product MTEIRRVLSGMRPTGRLHLGNYHGALVNWARLQEQYQCFFFVADWHALTSDYENPKSIPEYIREMVIDWLSAGLLPEKSTLFVQSLVKEHAELFLLLSMITPVPWLERNPTYKDQIVQLENKDLSTFGFLGYPVLQAADIIIYRADAVPVGVDQVPHVEITREIARRFNFLYGNVFPEPQAILTPTSKILGLDRRKMSKSYNNAIFLADSPEEIAAKVSTMVTDPNRARRKDPGNPEICNVFEFHKLYSPEEVVAEIDPACRKAEIGCVECKKRMAQYLIAGLEPIREKRKALEADPQRVTDIIWEGTQKARKEAAATMELVRSALGLNLQAG is encoded by the coding sequence ATGACCGAAATACGGCGGGTGCTCAGCGGCATGCGGCCAACCGGGCGGCTGCACTTGGGCAACTATCACGGGGCGCTGGTCAACTGGGCCAGGCTTCAGGAACAATATCAATGCTTTTTCTTTGTGGCGGACTGGCATGCCCTCACCAGCGATTATGAAAATCCAAAATCCATTCCCGAATACATCCGCGAGATGGTGATCGACTGGCTGAGTGCGGGCCTTCTGCCCGAAAAATCGACACTTTTCGTCCAGTCGCTCGTCAAGGAACATGCCGAGCTGTTTCTGCTGCTCTCCATGATCACACCCGTTCCCTGGCTCGAACGGAATCCGACCTACAAGGACCAGATCGTCCAGCTCGAAAACAAGGACCTGTCCACCTTCGGTTTTCTCGGCTATCCCGTCCTGCAGGCGGCAGACATCATCATCTATCGGGCCGATGCCGTCCCGGTCGGTGTCGATCAGGTGCCGCATGTCGAAATCACCCGGGAAATCGCCAGACGGTTCAATTTCCTTTATGGGAATGTCTTCCCCGAACCACAGGCCATCCTGACCCCGACTTCCAAAATCCTGGGGCTCGATCGGCGGAAAATGAGCAAAAGTTACAACAATGCCATCTTCCTGGCAGACAGCCCCGAGGAAATCGCCGCCAAGGTTTCCACCATGGTGACGGACCCGAACCGGGCCAGAAGGAAAGACCCGGGCAATCCGGAAATCTGCAATGTCTTCGAATTCCACAAACTCTATTCCCCGGAGGAAGTCGTTGCGGAAATCGATCCGGCGTGCCGGAAAGCCGAGATCGGCTGCGTGGAATGCAAGAAGCGCATGGCGCAGTATCTGATCGCCGGGCTGGAACCGATTCGGGAAAAGCGAAAAGCCCTCGAGGCCGATCCGCAACGGGTAACCGACATCATCTGGGAAGGC